A stretch of the Arachis stenosperma cultivar V10309 chromosome 6, arast.V10309.gnm1.PFL2, whole genome shotgun sequence genome encodes the following:
- the LOC130932797 gene encoding uncharacterized protein LOC130932797, whose product MINNQNRILDTRVHSKESEKEMATEVEEVVAEVEAVEAVYGTDCVLLQSFPPHFRISVKPRTADVSFEQFVEAIVDVKAGPQYPKEPPSVNLVDSKGLDEKRQKYLLNYIRSKANELSPSLMLVALCEEAAEKLSTMNHPDGDCPLCLFPLVPEDQQSTKLPFMKLMSCFHCFHSECIIQWWNWLQTSKEADSAYSASATTHPNRDKNGKLEEGVGNCPVCRKPFDGKDLDHVLDLVDSHSSQLRLENDEANDEENLLQSEDEIIRRKKFETILNLQKENSGLIESKRDIVIVPGMYLPQSLAASSSTLTKESDEQQEKDSPAVAPGKHEPSSNRPSSSGHRNFGARKQRAGNPHSNSTVRNPRKPAQQWVRRDNPNRKQ is encoded by the exons atgataaataatCAAAATCGAATTCTTGATACGCGTGTGCATTCCAAGGAATCTGAGAAAGAAATGGCGACGGAAGTAGAAGAAGTGGTGGCTGAAGTTGAAGCTGTGGAGGCCGTATATGGAACCGATTGCGTCCTTCTACAATCCTTCCCTCCCCATTTTCGCATCTCCGTCAAGCCAAGAACCGCTGATGTTTCCTTCGAACAG TTTGTAGAAGCCATTGTAGACGTAAAAGCAGGCCCGCAG TATCCGAAAGAACCACCTTCTGTCAATCTTGTGGATTCCAAGGGTCTGGATGAAAAGAGACAAAAGTATCTGTTGAATTACATACGAAGTAAAGCTAATGAGCTCTCcccttctttaatgcttgtagCTCTTTGCGAG GAAGCAGCAGAGAAGCTGTCAACTATGAACCATCCTGATGGGGATTGTCCGTTGTGCTTGTTCCCTTTGGTCCCTGAAGATCAACAGAGTACAAAATTGCCTTTTATGAAGCTAATGTCTTGCTTTCACTGTTTCCACAG TGAATGTATCATTCAATGGTGGAACTGGCTTCAAACTTCTAAAGAAGCAGACTCTGCTTATTCAGCAAGTGCAACTACGCACCCTAACCGAG ATAAAAATGGAAAATTGGAAGAGGGAGTTGGAAACTGCCCAGTCTGTCGTAAGCCTTTTGATGGAAAGGATTTGGATCATGTGCTTGACTTAGTTGACTCGCATTCTTCCCAATTG AGATTGGAAAATGATGAAGCCAATGATGAGGAAAACCTCCTTCAATCTGAGGATGAGATCATTAGGAGGAAGAAATTTGAAACCATCTTAAATTTACAGAAGGAGAACAGTGGCTTGATTGAATCCAAGAGAGATATAGTAATAGTGCCCGGTATGTATCTTCCGCAATCACTAGCAGCGTCGAGCTCCACGCTAACGAAAGAATCTGATGAGCAACAAGAAAAGGATTCACCTGCAGTCGCTCCAGGAAAACATGAACCTAGCTCAAACAGGCCTAGCTCAAGTGGACATAGGAATTTTGGTGCAAGGAAGCAGAGAGCAGGTAACCCCCATTCTAATTCAACTGTAAGAAATCCAAGAAAACCAGCCCAACAGTGGGTTAGGAGAGATAATCCTAACCGAAAGCAATAA
- the LOC130935781 gene encoding uncharacterized protein LOC130935781 isoform X2 — translation MQRASLRWRNLFSINSYMFQQQSSYAFHSTPSSYDKWKSKWNSDVRRTGQHPSKTHIKYVTRQKRADAKKALKNLLYNSGSSKISFEDKETKWNSDWYGDQDDDSKRFSNKDQPSFGQRFGGKSQKKTKRKIRRESFCEDFDDGPEQIFQARFGKKWYTWSFTNLRGSSSESSTSGFEWREHSNRTNKWRSVSDIESDDDDSSCYVGSSSDRTILGLPATGPLKIEDVKNAFRLLALKWHPDKHQGPSQAMAEEKFKLCVNAYKSLCNALSTA, via the exons ATGCAAAGAGCTTCATTACGATGGCGAAACTTGTTCTCTATAAACTCTTACATGTTTCAACAGCAATCTTCTTATGCGTTTCATTCAACCCCGTCTTCCTATGACAAATGGAAGAGTAAATGGAACTCC GATGTAAGAAGAACTGGTCAGCATCCATCTAAG ACTCATATCAAATATGTTACCCGGCAAAAGCGTGCTGATGCAAAGAAAGCTTTAAAAAATCTCCTTTACAATAGTGGTTCCTCTAAAATTTCATTTGAG GACAAGGAAACAAAATGGAACTCCGACTGGTATGGAGATCAAGATGATGATTCAAAAAGGTTTTCCAATAAAGATCAACCAAGTTTTGGTCAGAGGTTTGGCGGAAAATCACAAAAGAAAACTAAAC GAAAGATCAGAAGAGAAAGTTTCTGCGAGGACTTTGACGATGGTCCGGAGCAAATCTTCCAAGCAAGATTTGGTAAAAAGTGGTACACATGGTCTTTTACTAATTTGAGGGGATCTTCTTCTGAGTCTTCCACGTCTGGCTTTGAATGGAGGGAACACTCAAATAGGACAAACAAGTGGAGAAGTGTGAGTGACATAGagtctgatgatgatgattcaTCATGTTATGTAGGATCAAGTTCTGATAGAACTATTCTTGGTCTACCTGCCACAGGTCCTCTAAAGATTGAAGATGTTAAAAATGC TTTCCGGTTGTTGGCTTTAAAATGGCATCCTGATAAGCATCAAGGCCCTTCCCAG GCAATGGCTGAAGAGAAGTTCAAGCTATGTGTAAATGCATACAAGTCGTTATGCAATGCTTTATCCACGGCTTAG
- the LOC130935781 gene encoding uncharacterized protein LOC130935781 isoform X1, with amino-acid sequence MQRASLRWRNLFSINSYMFQQQSSYAFHSTPSSYDKWKSKWNSDVRRTGQHPSKTHIKYVTRQKRADAKKALKNLLYNSGSSKISFEDKETKWNSDWYGDQDDDSKRFSNKDQPSFGQRFGGKSQKKTKRKIRRESFCEDFDDGPEQIFQARFGKKWYTWSFTNLRGSSSESSTSGFEWREHSNRTNKWRSVSDIESDDDDSSCYVGSSSDRTILGLPATGPLKIEDVKNAFRLLALKWHPDKHQGPSQQAMAEEKFKLCVNAYKSLCNALSTA; translated from the exons ATGCAAAGAGCTTCATTACGATGGCGAAACTTGTTCTCTATAAACTCTTACATGTTTCAACAGCAATCTTCTTATGCGTTTCATTCAACCCCGTCTTCCTATGACAAATGGAAGAGTAAATGGAACTCC GATGTAAGAAGAACTGGTCAGCATCCATCTAAG ACTCATATCAAATATGTTACCCGGCAAAAGCGTGCTGATGCAAAGAAAGCTTTAAAAAATCTCCTTTACAATAGTGGTTCCTCTAAAATTTCATTTGAG GACAAGGAAACAAAATGGAACTCCGACTGGTATGGAGATCAAGATGATGATTCAAAAAGGTTTTCCAATAAAGATCAACCAAGTTTTGGTCAGAGGTTTGGCGGAAAATCACAAAAGAAAACTAAAC GAAAGATCAGAAGAGAAAGTTTCTGCGAGGACTTTGACGATGGTCCGGAGCAAATCTTCCAAGCAAGATTTGGTAAAAAGTGGTACACATGGTCTTTTACTAATTTGAGGGGATCTTCTTCTGAGTCTTCCACGTCTGGCTTTGAATGGAGGGAACACTCAAATAGGACAAACAAGTGGAGAAGTGTGAGTGACATAGagtctgatgatgatgattcaTCATGTTATGTAGGATCAAGTTCTGATAGAACTATTCTTGGTCTACCTGCCACAGGTCCTCTAAAGATTGAAGATGTTAAAAATGC TTTCCGGTTGTTGGCTTTAAAATGGCATCCTGATAAGCATCAAGGCCCTTCCCAG CAGGCAATGGCTGAAGAGAAGTTCAAGCTATGTGTAAATGCATACAAGTCGTTATGCAATGCTTTATCCACGGCTTAG